A region from the Lycium barbarum isolate Lr01 chromosome 8, ASM1917538v2, whole genome shotgun sequence genome encodes:
- the LOC132605972 gene encoding UDP-xylose transporter 1-like, with the protein MGEKTSFQLGVVGALFLSVASSVSIVICNKALMSNLGFPFATTLTSWHLMVTFVTLHVALRFNFFENKPIDMKTVILFGILNGVSIGFLNLSLGFNSIGFYQMTKLAIIPFTVLLETIFLKKQFSQNIKFSLLILLLGVGIASITDLQLNFVGTILSLLAIVTTCVGQILTNTIQKRLNISSTQLLYQSAPFQAAILFVTGPLVDQFLTKKNVFAHKYSNVVLGFILLSCLIAVSVNFSTFLVIGKTSPVTYQVLGHLKTCLVLGFGYTLLHDPFTSRNILGILVAIVGMGLYSYFCTHETKKKQPAGDHHSSIPQVKERDTSTPLLAGKDGYQDKENHESKKLSKDSLV; encoded by the exons ATGGGTGAGAAGACAAGCTTCCAGTTGGGTGTGGTGGGAGCATTGTTTCTCTCAGTGGCATCCTCAGTCTCCATTGTTATTTGCAACAAAGCTTTGATGAGCAATCTTGGTTTCCCATTTG CAACAACATTGACAAGTTGGCATCTGATGGTGACATTTGTTACACTTCATGTGGCACTGAGATTCAATTTCTTTGAGAATAAACCCATTGACATGAAGACTGTCATTCTCTTTGGTATCTTAAATGGCGTTTCCATTGGTTTTCTCAATCTCAGCCTCGGTTTTAATTCTATTGGCTTTTACCAG ATGACAAAGTTAGCAATCATACCTTTCACTGTACTTTTAGAAAccattttcttaaaaaaacaaTTCAG CCAGAATATCAAGTTCTCATTGTTAATTCTACTGCTCGGAGTAGGCATTGCATCCATTACTGATCTTCAACTCAATTTTGTTGGCACAATCCTCTCTCTACTAGCCATTGTTACAACTTGTGTTGGACAAATT CTCACAAATACAATTCAGAAGAGGCTCAACATATCATCTACACAACTATTGTACCAATCAGCCCCTTTCCAAGCAGCTATTCTATTTGTAACAGGGCCTTTGGTGGATCAATTCCTTACCAAAAAGAATGTTTTTGCTCACAAATATTCTAATGTTGTGTTG GGGTTCATATTATTGTCATGCTTGATTGCTGTGTCAGTAAATTTCAGCACATTTTTGGTGATTGGGAAGACATCACCAGTTACATACCAAGTGTTAGGCCACTTAAAAACATGCCTTGTTCTAGGATTTGGCTATACATTGCTGCATGATCCCTTCACATCAAGAAACATTCTTGGTATACTTGTTGCCATTGTTGGAATGGGATTGTATTCCTATTTTTGCACACATGAAACTAAAAAGAAACAACCTGCAGGAGATCATCATTCTTCCATTCCTCAA GTTAAAGAGAGAGATACTAGTACGCCACTTCTAGCTGGGAAGGATGGTTATCAAGATAAAGAAAATCATGAATCCAAGAAGTTATCCAAGGACTCCCTTGTTTAA
- the LOC132605014 gene encoding uncharacterized protein LOC132605014 encodes MGTLYRSGAFRRSNDRARLVITTMMGMVLGYFIGISSPYVSLTKITLPSNLISSLDVAFGDDHRRPSIERFFPENLVTPRIYVPTNPRGAETLPPRIVVPESDFYLRRLWGEPSQDLRKKPKYLVTFTVGWNQKDNIDAAVKKFSEDFQILLFHYDGRTSEWDEFEWSKRAVHISVRKQTKWWYAKRFLHPDVVAAYDYVFIWDEDLGVENFNGEKYIRLIKRHGLEISQPGLEPNSGLTWQMTKRRDDREVHKNTDERPGWCSNPRLPPCAAFVEIMAPVFSREAWRCVWHMIQNDLVHGWGLDFALRRCVEPAHEKIGVVDSQWIEHQFVPSLGNQGETENGKAPWEGVRERCTNEWAMFQDRLANADESYFVQHGKSRV; translated from the exons ATGGGAACCTTGTACCGCAG TGGGGCTTTTAGAAGATCCAACGATAGAGCCAGACTTGTTATAACGACAATGATGGGAATGGTTCTTGGATATTTTATTGGCATTTCATCTCCATATGTTTCTTTAACAAAG ATTACGTTACCTTCAAATCTTATATCTTCTCTTGATGTAGCCTTTGGTGATGACCATCGTAGACCTTCTATTGAACGCTTTTTTCCAGAGAATCTTGTAACTCCACGG ATATATGTTCCGACAAATCCTCGTGGTGCAGAGACATTACCACCAAGGATTGTGGTCCCTGAATCAGATTTTTACTTGAGAAGGTTGTGGGGTGAACCAAGTCAG GATCTGAGAAAGAAACCAAAGTACTTGGTGACATTTACTGTTGGTTGGAACCAAAAGGACAACATTGATGCAGCTGTTAAAAAG TTTTCAGAAGATTTTCAAATTTTGCTTTTTCATTATGACGGTCGAACGAGTGAGTGGGATGAGTTTGAGTGGTCCAAGAGGGCAGTTCACATCAGTGTTAGGAAGCAGACTAAATG GTGGTATGCAAAGAGATTTCTACATCCTGATGTAGTAGCTGCCTATGATTACGTATTTATATGGGATGAAGATCTTGGAGTTGAGAACTTCAATGGAGAGAA GTATATCAGACTAATTAAACGACATGGTCTTGAGATTTCTCAGCCTGGTCTTGAACCAAATAGTGGACTGACTTGGCAGATGACTAAGAGGAGGGATGATAGAGAAGTTCACAA GAATACTGATGAGAGACCAGGCTGGTGCAGTAATCCACGCTTGCCTCCTTGTGCAgc CTTTGTCGAAATAATGGCTCCTGTGTTCTCTCGAGAAGCATGGCGATGTGTTTGGCATATGATTCAG AATGATTTGGTGCACGGATGGGGATTGGATTTCGCATTGAGAAGATGTGTAGAG CCTGCTCATGAAAAAATTGGCGTTGTTGACTCGCAGTGGATTGAACATCAATTTGTTCCTTCTCTTGGGAATCAG GGTGAGACTGAGAATGGGAAAGCTCCTTGGGAAGGG GTAAGAGAGAGGTGTACAAATGAGTGGGCTATGTTCCAAGATCGTTTAGCCAATGCTGATGAATCTTATTTTGTCCAGCATGGAAAGAGTAGAGTATAA